A genomic window from Vitis riparia cultivar Riparia Gloire de Montpellier isolate 1030 chromosome 18, EGFV_Vit.rip_1.0, whole genome shotgun sequence includes:
- the LOC117906133 gene encoding uncharacterized protein LOC117906133 — protein MAQIKLHNERRQKKLKAKASLFATVSSTIFTKIMTLKTTNEIWNFLKKEYEGNERVKGMQVLNLIREFEMQRMKESETIKNYSDRLLSIVNKAQEQRKLMRQEGSVEGAFQAISQYKKEMQSNNNSSNNTQQFPPCPYCKKSNHPQKRCWWRQDVKCHKCGQLGHVEKICKSQQQQGEVKAAVEELQDEQLFVVSCFATSSSS, from the exons ATGGCTCAAATAAAACTACACAATGAGAGGAggcaaaagaaattaaaggCAAAAGCTAGTCTATTTGCAACTGTCTCATCTACAATTTTCACCAAAATCATGACACTGAAGACAACAAATGAAATATGGAACTTCCTGAAGAAGGAATATGAAGGAAATGAACGAGTCAAAGGTATGCAAGTGCTGAACTTGATTAGAGAATTTGAGATGCAAAGGATGAAAGAATCAGAAACAATCAAGAATTACTCAGACAGACTTCTTAGCATTGTTAACAAA GCTCAAGAACAAAGGAAGCTTATGAGACAAGAAGGATCTGTGGAGGGTGCATTTCAGGCCATATCTCAGTACAAGAAAGAGATGCAAAGCAACAATAATAGCAGCAACAACACTCAACAGTTTCCACCATGTCCTTATTGTAAAAAATCCAATCATCCACAAAAAAGGTGTTGGTGGAGGCAGGATGTAAAATGTCACAAGTGTGGTCAGCTAGGGCATGTGGAAAAGATATGCAAATCTCAACAGCAGCAAGGAGAAGTCAAGGCTGCTGTGGAAGAACTTCAAGATGAGCAACTGTTTGTGGTATCATGCTTTGCCACTAGCAGCTCCTCATAA